A genomic window from Glycine soja cultivar W05 chromosome 10, ASM419377v2, whole genome shotgun sequence includes:
- the LOC114372122 gene encoding protein LONGIFOLIA 1-like isoform X2, with translation MTTAIVRDQNLEKHIHKQMGCMAGFLQIFDRHQILTGKRIYSHKRLPPASPEPEKPAASPTRSTPSPPREVVSSEPKASVPTLPVLEFKEGTRSSWKFAREAPRLSLDSRAIVDAKGTLHLHPRGEIPPENDADKQRRSTSVIAKLMGLEPLPDSEPEPGPGPVAKLQRSASESRVPRDLPLPLTQCRFFDPNNFTAQVTTNVVHENNNNNNNNNSYYTNNNAVIDSRFVSSRVAADPPKQRLKKSFYDSADFFPEPKHTVSVYGEIERRLRVRGINEPSKDLHTLKHILEALQLKGLLHNSTKPNQSPIVVMKPVRSVNRTGSDYSPRSSPRRSPRVGNEARRSEQNERNVRGQGRTQSSSPNRRKQEPQRRVGVDSRRVSVSVSPVHSPKVSPRRNANATGQQVPSGSPRMMMRKNNERKEKVLLGGAEDESSTISDNSFSTSSYPDTERYRLEEYKEGKDLLDRCDKLLNSIAEITAANELQPSPVSVLDSSFYKDDWSSPSPITKRYIDYKDQAAESEDDMWSAALCSSEEAASEDCDFAYVSEILRACTYLPEDSDIFLLLEKQQCLKGKDTSKASTLQRRLIFDTLQEILNRNQQLPPWKAVSYGEQRQQIWSEFRRIREREESWESEDLFKVICGVLKKDMADEMRGWGEWPVEMGDVVLDIERLVFKDLVGETIRELASFSPQSQCNNKLLLPSLRRKLVF, from the exons atgacgaCGGCTATCGTACGCGACCAGAACCTGGAGAAACACATTCACAAACAGATGGGGTGCATGGCTGGTTTCCTTCAGATCTTCGATCGCCACCAGATACTCACCGGAAAACGCATCTACTCCCACAAACGCCTCCCTCCG GCCTCGCCGGAGCCGGAAAAACCCGCCGCCTCACCGACGCGTTCAACGCCATCGCCGCCCAGAGAGGTCGTGAGTTCAGAGCCCAAGGCGAGTGTCCCCACTCTCCCCGTTCTCGAATTCAAAGAAGGCACGCGGTCCTCGTGGAAGTTCGCGAGAGAAGCTCCGAGGCTGTCCCTTGACAGCAGAGCCATCGTGGACGCGAAAGGAACGCTACACCTTCACCCGCGCGGCGAGATCCCTCCCGAAAACGACGCTGACAAGCAGCGTCGTTCCACCAGTGTCATTGCCAAGCTCATGGGCCTTGAGCCCTTACCAGATTCGGAGCCCGAGCCCGGGCCTGGGCCCGTGGCCAAGCTCCAGAGATCCGCGTCCGAGTCCAGAGTCCCCAGAGATCTGCCTCTGCCCCTAACGCAGTGTCGTTTCTTCGACCCCAACAATTTTACCGCTCAGGTCACAACCAATGTGGTTCacgagaataataataataataataataataacagttATTATACTAACAACAACGCTGTCATCGATTCACGATTCGTTAGCAGCAGAGTCGCCGCAGATCCACCGAAACAGAGGTTAAAGAAGAGTTTCTACGACTCTGCCGATTTCTTCCCCGAGCCAAAACACACCGTTTCGGTGTACGGAGAGATTGAGAGGAGGCTGCGGGTGCGTGGGATAAACGAGCCTTCCAAGGATCTCCACACTCTGAAACACATCTTGGAAGCCTTGCAGCTCAAGGGGCTTTTGCATAACAgcaccaaaccaaaccaatctCCCATTGTGGTTATGAAACCGGTTCGATCTGTGAATCGGACCGGGAGTGATTATTCTCCCCGGTCCAGTCCTCGCCGGAGCCCCAGAGTTGGCAACGAGGCTCGGAGGAGTGAACAAAATGAACGGAATGTAAGGGGGCAAGGTAGAACACAGAGTTCGAGTCCGAACCGTAGGAAGCAGGAACCGCAGAGGAGAGTGGGTGTTGATTCGAGGAGGGTGTCTGTTTCTGTGTCTCCGGTTCATTCGCCCAAGGTGAGTCCCAGAAGGAATGCAAATGCAACGGGTCAGCAAGTGCCAAGTGGGTCGCCCAGGATGATgatgagaaaaaataatgagCGTAAGGAGAAGGTGTTGTTGGGTGGGGCAGAGGATGAATCGTCCACCATTTCAGACAACAGCTTCAGCACTAGTTCATATCCCGATACAGAG AGGTACAGGTTGGAAGAGTACAAGGAAGGGAAAGATCTGCTGGATAGGTGCGATAAGCTTCTCAACAGCATAGCAGAAATAACAGCTGCCAACGAGTTGCAACCGAGTCCAGTATCGGTTCTTGACTCGTCATTTTACAAGGATGACTGGTCTTCACCATCCCCGATAACAAAACGCTACATTGATTACAAAG ATCAAGCGGCGGAGTCGGAAGATGATATGTGGAGTGCAGCATTGTGCAGCAGCGAGGAGGCAGCGTCCGAGGATTGTGATTTCGCTTACGTGTCGGAGATTCTGCGAGCTTGCACTTACTTGCCGGAAGACAGTGACATTTTTCTGTTACTGGAGAAGCAGCAATGTTTAAAGGGGAAAGATACCTCGAAGGCTTCGACGCTGCAGAGGCGGTTGATTTTCGACACTCTTCAGGAGATCCTGAACCGGAACCAGCAATTGCCGCCGTGGAAGGCGGTGTCGTACGGCGAACAGAGGCAGCAGATCTGGTCGGAGTTTCGGAGGATCCGAGAGAGGGAGGAATCGTGGGAGTCGGAGGACTTGTTTAAGGTGATATGCGGAGTGTTGAAGAAGGACATGGCGGATGAGATGCGAGGGTGGGGAGAATGGCCGGTGGAGATGGGAGATGTCGTGTTGGACATCGAACGTCTTGTGTTTAAGGATCTTGTTGGCGAAACCATTCGAGAACTCGCTTCGTTTTCACCTCAATCTCAATGTAACAACAAGCTACTACTACCCTCGCTTCGTAGGAAacttgtcttttga
- the LOC114372122 gene encoding protein LONGIFOLIA 1-like isoform X1 yields the protein MTTAIVRDQNLEKHIHKQMGCMAGFLQIFDRHQILTGKRIYSHKRLPPASPEPEKPAASPTRSTPSPPREVVSSEPKASVPTLPVLEFKEGTRSSWKFAREAPRLSLDSRAIVDAKGTLHLHPRGEIPPENDADKQRRSTSVIAKLMGLEPLPDSEPEPGPGPVAKLQRSASESRVPRDLPLPLTQCRFFDPNNFTAQVTTNVVHENNNNNNNNNSYYTNNNAVIDSRFVSSRVAADPPKQRLKKSFYDSADFFPEPKHTVSVYGEIERRLRVRGINEPSKDLHTLKHILEALQLKGLLHNSTKPNQSPIVVMKPVRSVNRTGSDYSPRSSPRRSPRVGNEARRSEQNERNVRGQGRTQSSSPNRRKQEPQRRVGVDSRRVSVSVSPVHSPKVSPRRNANATGQQVPSGSPRMMMRKNNERKEKVLLGGAEDESSTISDNSFSTSSYPDTEVRYRLEEYKEGKDLLDRCDKLLNSIAEITAANELQPSPVSVLDSSFYKDDWSSPSPITKRYIDYKDQAAESEDDMWSAALCSSEEAASEDCDFAYVSEILRACTYLPEDSDIFLLLEKQQCLKGKDTSKASTLQRRLIFDTLQEILNRNQQLPPWKAVSYGEQRQQIWSEFRRIREREESWESEDLFKVICGVLKKDMADEMRGWGEWPVEMGDVVLDIERLVFKDLVGETIRELASFSPQSQCNNKLLLPSLRRKLVF from the exons atgacgaCGGCTATCGTACGCGACCAGAACCTGGAGAAACACATTCACAAACAGATGGGGTGCATGGCTGGTTTCCTTCAGATCTTCGATCGCCACCAGATACTCACCGGAAAACGCATCTACTCCCACAAACGCCTCCCTCCG GCCTCGCCGGAGCCGGAAAAACCCGCCGCCTCACCGACGCGTTCAACGCCATCGCCGCCCAGAGAGGTCGTGAGTTCAGAGCCCAAGGCGAGTGTCCCCACTCTCCCCGTTCTCGAATTCAAAGAAGGCACGCGGTCCTCGTGGAAGTTCGCGAGAGAAGCTCCGAGGCTGTCCCTTGACAGCAGAGCCATCGTGGACGCGAAAGGAACGCTACACCTTCACCCGCGCGGCGAGATCCCTCCCGAAAACGACGCTGACAAGCAGCGTCGTTCCACCAGTGTCATTGCCAAGCTCATGGGCCTTGAGCCCTTACCAGATTCGGAGCCCGAGCCCGGGCCTGGGCCCGTGGCCAAGCTCCAGAGATCCGCGTCCGAGTCCAGAGTCCCCAGAGATCTGCCTCTGCCCCTAACGCAGTGTCGTTTCTTCGACCCCAACAATTTTACCGCTCAGGTCACAACCAATGTGGTTCacgagaataataataataataataataataacagttATTATACTAACAACAACGCTGTCATCGATTCACGATTCGTTAGCAGCAGAGTCGCCGCAGATCCACCGAAACAGAGGTTAAAGAAGAGTTTCTACGACTCTGCCGATTTCTTCCCCGAGCCAAAACACACCGTTTCGGTGTACGGAGAGATTGAGAGGAGGCTGCGGGTGCGTGGGATAAACGAGCCTTCCAAGGATCTCCACACTCTGAAACACATCTTGGAAGCCTTGCAGCTCAAGGGGCTTTTGCATAACAgcaccaaaccaaaccaatctCCCATTGTGGTTATGAAACCGGTTCGATCTGTGAATCGGACCGGGAGTGATTATTCTCCCCGGTCCAGTCCTCGCCGGAGCCCCAGAGTTGGCAACGAGGCTCGGAGGAGTGAACAAAATGAACGGAATGTAAGGGGGCAAGGTAGAACACAGAGTTCGAGTCCGAACCGTAGGAAGCAGGAACCGCAGAGGAGAGTGGGTGTTGATTCGAGGAGGGTGTCTGTTTCTGTGTCTCCGGTTCATTCGCCCAAGGTGAGTCCCAGAAGGAATGCAAATGCAACGGGTCAGCAAGTGCCAAGTGGGTCGCCCAGGATGATgatgagaaaaaataatgagCGTAAGGAGAAGGTGTTGTTGGGTGGGGCAGAGGATGAATCGTCCACCATTTCAGACAACAGCTTCAGCACTAGTTCATATCCCGATACAGAGGTA AGGTACAGGTTGGAAGAGTACAAGGAAGGGAAAGATCTGCTGGATAGGTGCGATAAGCTTCTCAACAGCATAGCAGAAATAACAGCTGCCAACGAGTTGCAACCGAGTCCAGTATCGGTTCTTGACTCGTCATTTTACAAGGATGACTGGTCTTCACCATCCCCGATAACAAAACGCTACATTGATTACAAAG ATCAAGCGGCGGAGTCGGAAGATGATATGTGGAGTGCAGCATTGTGCAGCAGCGAGGAGGCAGCGTCCGAGGATTGTGATTTCGCTTACGTGTCGGAGATTCTGCGAGCTTGCACTTACTTGCCGGAAGACAGTGACATTTTTCTGTTACTGGAGAAGCAGCAATGTTTAAAGGGGAAAGATACCTCGAAGGCTTCGACGCTGCAGAGGCGGTTGATTTTCGACACTCTTCAGGAGATCCTGAACCGGAACCAGCAATTGCCGCCGTGGAAGGCGGTGTCGTACGGCGAACAGAGGCAGCAGATCTGGTCGGAGTTTCGGAGGATCCGAGAGAGGGAGGAATCGTGGGAGTCGGAGGACTTGTTTAAGGTGATATGCGGAGTGTTGAAGAAGGACATGGCGGATGAGATGCGAGGGTGGGGAGAATGGCCGGTGGAGATGGGAGATGTCGTGTTGGACATCGAACGTCTTGTGTTTAAGGATCTTGTTGGCGAAACCATTCGAGAACTCGCTTCGTTTTCACCTCAATCTCAATGTAACAACAAGCTACTACTACCCTCGCTTCGTAGGAAacttgtcttttga
- the LOC114369984 gene encoding histone H2A variant 1 — protein sequence MAGKGGKGLLAAKTTAANKDKDKDKKRPISRSSRAGIQFPVGRIHRQLKQRVQANGRVGATAAVYLASILEYLTAEVLELAGNASKDLKVKRITPRHLQLAIRGDEELDTLIKGTIAGGGVIPHIHKSLINKTAKD from the exons ATGGCGGGGAAAGGAGGAAAGGGGCTTCTTGCAGCGAAAACCACCGCGGCTAACAAGGACAAAGACAAGGACAAGAAGAGACCTATTTCTCGTTCATCTCGTGCCGGAATCCAG TTTCCTGTGGGACGTATCCATAGGCAGCTGAAACAAAGGGTCCAAGCTAATGGACGTGTTGGTGCCACTGCTGCCGTATACTTAGCCTCAATTCTTGAGTATCTTACTGCTGAAGTTCTTGAACTTGCTGGGAATGCAAGCAAGGATCTGAAGGTGAAAAGGATAACACCAAGGCATTTGCAGCTTGCTATCAGAGGAGATGAGGAGTTGGACACCCTTATTAAAGGGACCATTGCTGGGGGTGGTGTCATTCCTCACATCCACAAGTCCTTGATCAACAAAACAGCCAAGGATTGA
- the LOC114372386 gene encoding uncharacterized protein LOC114372386, translating to MHFPMKIQPIDSQVPSEGTRLELAKPVVKSRLKRLLERQFSGVLRNSAPEKIAGGDEPLNGSNDFEPSSACLAKMVQSFIEESHEKHSASHHRNRCNCFNRNYDDSSDEDSNSFGDSNFSSGEACETLKGLVACASVRDRSLLADTAKIVEKNKICKRKDSFCRKIVTDGLLALGYDASICKSRWEKSPSYPAGGYEYIDVMMGKERVVIDIDFRSEFEIARSTKAYKTILQNLPYIFVGTCERLQSIVALVSEAAKQSLKKKGMHVPPWRRTEYVKAKWLSPYTRTHDIKEEKKKEEEQQQLFKDNLNTAESESSGEDNTAVVEWKPPELKPKGSLSGVKVVTGLAVVFHDDNNP from the exons ATGCATTTTCCGATGAAAATTCAGCCAATTGATTCCCAGGTTCCGTCCGAAGGGACTCGGCTTGAGCTAGCCAAGCCGGTTGTGAAGTCACGACTGAAGCGGCTCCTCGAGCGCCAATTCTCTGGCGTTCTCAGAAATTCGGCGCCGGAAAAGATTGCCGGAGGCGATGAACCGCTTAACGGCTCCAATGATTTCGAGCCGAGCTCGGCGTGTTTGGCGAAAATGGTGCAGAGTTTCATCGAGGAGAGTCACGAGAAGCACTCCGCTTCACACCACCGCAACCGATGTAACTGCTTCAACAGGAACTACGACGACAGCTCGGACGAAGACTCGAACTCGTTCGGCGACTCCAATTTCTCCTCCGGCGAGGCCTGCGAAACTCTCAAG GGTTTGGTAGCGTGCGCGAGCGTGCGCGATAGGAGTTTGCTTGCGGACACTGCGAAGATAGTTGAGAAGAATAAGATCTGCAAGCGCAAAGACAGTTTCTGCAGAAAAATTGTCACAGACGGATTGTTAGCCCTCGGatacgatgcttccatttgcaAATCTCGCTGGGAAAAATCTCCTTCATATCCCGCTG GGGGATATGAATACATAGATGTGATGATGGGGAAAGAGCGAGTTGTTATTGACATTGACTTCAGGTCAGAATTCGAGATTGCTCGATCCACCAAAGCGTACAAGACGATTCTCCAGAACCTTCCCTACATATTCGTTGGCACGTGCGAGCGGTTGCAGAGCATCGTGGCGCTCGTGTCGGAGGCAGCGAAGCAGAGTCTGAAGAAGAAGGGAATGCACGTGCCTCCATGGAGGAGAACCGAATACGTGAAAGCGAAGTGGCTCTCCCCTTACACGCGCACTCACGATATCaaagaggagaagaagaaggaagaagaacaaCAACAGCTTTTTAAGGACAATTTAAACACCGCGGAGTCAGAGAGTTCCGGCGAAGATAACACGGCGGTTGTCGAATGGAAGCCACCGGAGTTGAAACCTAAGGGTTCGCTTTCCGGCGTGAAGGTTGTGACTGGTTTGGCAGTGGTTTTTCATGATGACAATAAcccataa